From Geomonas agri, one genomic window encodes:
- a CDS encoding hybrid sensor histidine kinase/response regulator, with product MKRQTVMIVDDTPANIEILSESLGDDYELFFATSGLDALELIRADKPDLILLDIMMPGMDGFELCRILKGDPSTRDIPIIFVTAMIEEEQEIKGLELGAIDYLTKPISPHIVRARVKNHLELKRYRDLLETLASAADRAKKEFLRSVSHELRTPLTPIIGMTDLVLNQEEDDNKRKYLGMVQKSAARLLGIIEDLIETSRLEGEGGAPEKAPFCLKSFLDTVIMEGRAMADGKGLTFKVQVDPPLPEVVVTDQGMLHKVLTMLLGNAVKFTPAGSVGLEVRQQEVAGERMLQFAISDTGVGIEQADLERIFSDFTQSDGSITRSYPGLGLGLTLARRMTELMDGSIWAENAPGGGSVFQLQIPLVLPDADPVLSTPN from the coding sequence ATGAAACGCCAGACGGTGATGATAGTCGACGACACACCCGCCAATATTGAGATCCTGAGCGAGAGCCTGGGAGACGACTACGAACTGTTCTTTGCCACCAGCGGCCTGGATGCGCTGGAACTGATCCGCGCCGACAAACCGGACCTGATCCTTTTAGACATCATGATGCCGGGGATGGACGGGTTCGAGTTGTGCCGCATCTTGAAGGGCGATCCCTCGACCCGTGACATCCCGATCATATTCGTGACCGCGATGATAGAGGAGGAGCAGGAAATCAAGGGGCTCGAGCTCGGCGCCATCGATTACCTTACCAAGCCGATCAGCCCGCACATTGTCCGGGCCCGGGTCAAGAACCACCTGGAACTGAAGCGCTACCGTGACTTGCTGGAGACGCTGGCCAGTGCCGCGGACCGCGCCAAGAAGGAATTCCTGCGCAGCGTCAGCCACGAACTACGCACGCCGCTCACCCCGATTATCGGCATGACCGACCTCGTGCTCAACCAGGAAGAGGACGACAACAAGCGCAAGTACCTGGGCATGGTCCAGAAGTCAGCCGCGAGGCTATTGGGGATCATTGAAGATCTCATCGAGACCAGCCGGTTGGAAGGGGAGGGGGGGGCGCCGGAAAAGGCGCCGTTCTGTCTCAAGAGCTTTCTCGACACCGTGATCATGGAGGGGCGGGCCATGGCCGACGGCAAGGGGCTCACCTTCAAGGTCCAGGTCGATCCCCCGCTGCCGGAAGTGGTGGTAACCGACCAGGGGATGCTGCACAAGGTGCTCACAATGCTGCTGGGCAACGCGGTGAAGTTTACCCCCGCCGGTTCGGTCGGGCTGGAGGTGCGCCAGCAGGAAGTCGCCGGGGAGCGGATGCTGCAGTTTGCCATTTCGGATACCGGCGTTGGCATCGAGCAGGCCGACCTGGAGCGTATCTTCAGCGACTTCACCCAGTCCGACGGTTCCATCACCCGCTCCTATCCCGGCCTCGGCCTCGGGCTCACCCTGGCGCGGCGCATGACCGAGTTGATGGACGGCAGCATCTGGGCCGAAAACGCCCCCGGTGGCGGCTCGGTTTTCCAGTTGCAGATC
- a CDS encoding PAS domain-containing hybrid sensor histidine kinase/response regulator, which produces MLFIFRSAAMHSRSTLALAICACVLLVLVAAVLRPQAGPVGALAMVFVGGLHALRLKWRRQSEVELRRSVEQLRISQRIAHIGSWDWDVASGRLDCSEELCRIFGISFEEAPQTCDDFLELLPVEARETMTAVVERGLAGDDSFDVEFPVVRPDGSDRYLSVVGEVFRNYSGTALRVVCVVHDITERKEAESALFFEKRYRGLIENLPQRIFLKDCNLVYLSCNSSFARELGLEPADIFGKNDYDLFESPLARKRQEEDQRVIAAGTAVERDEQRERDGNWVSKALIPLKDDHDRVYALLGVLTDITFRKKAEEQLKESEERFRNTFEQAAVGICHIALSDILIRINGRFCDILGYTQEELLGWTLEQTIHPDDRAAEQGQLSRLVNREIDNYSIEMRQLRKDGSVVWVNLTKSLVCGPKGEPKYLIGVIEDVTAKREAQELRRERDLVQAASQAKTEFLANMGHEIRTPMNAVMGLSRLALKTELIPKQREYLEKICSASRTLLNIINDILDFSKMEAGKLELETTELSLQEVLGNISDMHHLKAQEKGLDFKMRLAPELPRKLLGDPLRLTQVLNNLIGNALKFTDRGEVVIAVKPVEQADGVVQVNFCVQDTGIGITPEQMERIFTPFTQADSSTTRRYGGTGLGLSISRQLVELMGGELKVQSIAGTGSSFSFTVGFAVPAAGNAIPESSKEELRNLRLLVLDGNPASVEGIAEMLQGMPIDLEAVPTFAAASEALKEAPAGRFPFDMVVIDADTAGEDGLEELARSISSRYHREVPVLATVPPEQLEAVRQLGDEWGVSAVYPVSVRPSLLVDGMIRALARAAAHQTAPASAPPPAARPVRTSTAGTFAPDRFAAEKTKLERLLARNSLDAKRQFEKFCGEVPRGSFAKELQALQVCMDKLDFRKARQLLAIFPAAQDVHTHTRE; this is translated from the coding sequence ATGTTGTTCATCTTCCGATCCGCAGCCATGCATAGCCGAAGCACGTTGGCCCTGGCCATCTGCGCCTGCGTGCTGCTGGTCCTGGTCGCGGCGGTCTTGCGCCCCCAGGCCGGGCCGGTGGGAGCTTTGGCCATGGTGTTCGTGGGGGGGCTGCACGCCCTGCGCCTGAAGTGGCGCCGCCAGTCGGAGGTTGAACTGAGGCGTAGCGTGGAGCAGTTGCGCATATCGCAGCGCATCGCCCACATCGGGAGCTGGGACTGGGACGTGGCCAGCGGCCGTTTGGACTGCTCCGAGGAGCTGTGCCGCATCTTCGGGATCTCGTTTGAGGAGGCGCCCCAGACATGCGACGATTTCCTGGAACTGCTCCCGGTCGAGGCGCGCGAAACCATGACGGCCGTGGTGGAAAGGGGGCTCGCGGGCGATGATTCCTTTGACGTGGAATTCCCCGTTGTCCGTCCTGACGGCAGCGATCGATACCTCTCGGTGGTGGGCGAGGTGTTCCGCAACTATTCCGGCACGGCGCTCCGGGTGGTGTGCGTGGTGCACGACATCACCGAGCGCAAGGAGGCGGAGAGCGCGCTGTTCTTCGAGAAGCGCTACCGGGGGCTGATCGAAAACCTGCCCCAGCGCATCTTCCTCAAAGACTGCAACCTGGTCTATCTCTCCTGCAACTCCAGCTTCGCCCGCGAACTGGGACTGGAGCCAGCCGACATATTCGGCAAAAACGACTACGACCTGTTCGAGTCCCCCTTGGCCCGCAAACGCCAGGAGGAAGACCAGAGGGTGATAGCGGCGGGGACGGCCGTCGAGCGAGATGAGCAGCGCGAACGGGATGGCAACTGGGTCAGTAAGGCCCTCATCCCGCTCAAGGACGATCATGACCGTGTCTATGCCCTGCTTGGTGTCCTGACCGACATCACCTTCCGCAAGAAGGCCGAAGAGCAGCTGAAGGAGAGCGAGGAGCGCTTCCGCAACACCTTTGAGCAGGCGGCTGTCGGCATCTGCCACATTGCCCTGAGCGACATCCTGATCCGGATCAACGGTCGCTTCTGCGACATCCTGGGCTACACCCAGGAGGAGCTCCTGGGGTGGACCCTGGAGCAGACCATCCATCCCGACGACCGGGCCGCCGAGCAGGGGCAGCTCTCCCGCCTGGTCAACCGAGAGATAGACAACTACAGCATCGAAATGCGCCAGCTCAGGAAGGACGGCTCCGTGGTGTGGGTGAATCTCACCAAGTCTCTGGTGTGCGGCCCCAAGGGGGAGCCCAAGTACCTGATCGGCGTCATCGAGGATGTCACCGCCAAGCGGGAGGCCCAGGAACTGCGTCGGGAACGCGACCTGGTACAGGCCGCCAGCCAGGCCAAGACTGAGTTCCTGGCGAACATGGGACATGAAATCAGGACCCCGATGAACGCCGTGATGGGCCTCAGTCGCCTCGCCCTGAAGACCGAGCTCATACCCAAGCAGCGCGAGTATCTCGAGAAGATCTGCTCGGCCAGCAGGACGCTGTTGAACATCATCAACGACATCCTGGACTTCTCCAAGATGGAGGCGGGCAAGCTGGAGCTGGAAACGACCGAACTGAGCCTGCAGGAGGTGCTCGGCAACATCTCGGACATGCACCACCTGAAGGCGCAGGAAAAGGGGCTCGACTTCAAGATGCGGCTCGCTCCGGAGCTTCCCAGAAAACTGCTCGGCGACCCGCTGCGCCTCACCCAGGTGCTGAACAACCTGATCGGCAACGCGCTCAAGTTCACCGACCGGGGCGAAGTCGTGATCGCGGTGAAGCCGGTCGAGCAGGCGGATGGGGTGGTGCAGGTCAACTTCTGCGTACAGGACACCGGCATCGGCATCACCCCCGAACAGATGGAGAGGATCTTCACGCCGTTCACCCAGGCCGACAGCTCCACCACGCGCCGCTACGGCGGCACCGGCTTGGGGCTGTCCATCAGCCGTCAGCTGGTCGAACTGATGGGAGGGGAACTGAAGGTGCAGAGTATTGCCGGAACGGGGAGCAGTTTTTCCTTCACGGTCGGTTTCGCCGTCCCGGCTGCCGGGAATGCAATCCCGGAGTCCAGCAAAGAGGAACTGCGCAACCTGAGGCTCCTGGTGCTGGACGGCAATCCTGCATCGGTGGAAGGGATCGCGGAGATGTTGCAGGGGATGCCTATCGACCTTGAAGCGGTGCCGACCTTTGCCGCGGCCAGCGAGGCGCTCAAGGAAGCGCCGGCGGGGCGGTTCCCGTTCGACATGGTGGTGATCGACGCCGACACTGCCGGTGAGGACGGGCTCGAAGAGCTTGCCCGCAGCATCTCGAGCCGGTACCACCGGGAAGTGCCGGTGCTGGCCACGGTCCCGCCGGAGCAGTTGGAAGCGGTGCGGCAATTGGGGGATGAGTGGGGAGTGAGCGCGGTGTACCCCGTTTCGGTGCGCCCGTCGCTGCTGGTCGACGGCATGATCCGGGCCTTGGCCCGGGCCGCCGCACACCAGACGGCACCCGCGTCGGCTCCCCCCCCGGCGGCGCGGCCGGTTCGGACGTCAACGGCAGGGACCTTCGCCCCGGATCGTTTCGCAGCCGAGAAGACGAAGCTTGAGCGCCTGCTGGCCAGGAACAGCCTGGACGCCAAGCGCCAGTTCGAGAAGTTCTGCGGCGAGGTACCGCGCGGCAGCTTCGCCAAGGAGCTGCAGGCGCTGCAGGTCTGCATGGACAAACTCGATTTCAGGAAGGCACGCCAGCTGCTGGCCATTTTCCCGGCAGCGCAAGATGTTCATACCCACACCAGGGAGTAG
- a CDS encoding ANTAR domain-containing response regulator produces the protein MGKAVMHIRDEELLESLKNRLRERGFAEIIASGSASELLSEALVNHPEVAVVEFRAGDQDIAATVKKLWDKLSLPIVMIAESYDMEDVQTWGESAVSTVLAKPVREEELVAALVLSIAAARRVERLKEEVSSLKESIESRKVIEKAKGRLMERDKLSEAEAFRRMQRLAMDRRISMRQLADAILLTESIAG, from the coding sequence ATGGGAAAAGCGGTCATGCACATTCGCGACGAGGAGCTCCTGGAGAGCCTAAAAAACAGGCTGCGGGAGCGGGGGTTTGCTGAAATAATAGCGTCCGGCAGCGCCAGCGAGTTGCTGAGCGAGGCCCTGGTCAACCATCCGGAAGTGGCCGTAGTCGAATTCCGCGCCGGCGACCAGGACATCGCCGCTACGGTGAAAAAGCTCTGGGACAAGCTCAGCCTCCCGATCGTGATGATCGCGGAGAGTTACGACATGGAGGACGTGCAGACCTGGGGCGAGTCGGCGGTCTCCACCGTCCTGGCCAAGCCGGTTCGGGAGGAGGAGCTGGTGGCGGCGCTGGTCCTTTCCATCGCCGCGGCACGGCGGGTCGAGCGGCTCAAGGAAGAAGTATCGTCACTGAAGGAGAGCATCGAAAGCCGGAAGGTGATCGAGAAGGCCAAGGGACGACTGATGGAGCGCGACAAGCTCTCCGAGGCGGAGGCATTCCGCAGGATGCAGCGGCTCGCCATGGACCGCAGGATCTCTATGCGGCAGCTAGCCGACGCCATCCTGCTCACAGAGAGCATCGCCGGGTGA
- the htpX gene encoding zinc metalloprotease HtpX, whose product MNRFKTAVLLTTLTLIMVALGSAIGGRGGMYFAFFIACAMNLFSYWFSDKIVLRMYGAQEITEAENPAFYGMIRRLAVQGGLPMPRVYIIPSESPNAFATGRNPEHAAVAATEGILRILTPEEMEGVMAHELSHVANRDILISSIAATIAGAISMLANMVQWAAIFGGRRDDEEGGGWGGLALAIIAPIAAMLIQLAVSRSREYLADESGARLCGKPRSLASALRKLDQASRALPMYEARPATAHMFIVNPLSAGMLMQLFSTHPPMEERIARLEQMGH is encoded by the coding sequence ATGAACCGATTCAAAACAGCGGTCCTTCTCACCACCCTCACACTGATCATGGTGGCGCTAGGCAGCGCCATCGGCGGCCGGGGCGGGATGTACTTCGCCTTCTTCATAGCCTGCGCCATGAACCTCTTCTCCTACTGGTTCTCGGACAAGATCGTGCTGCGCATGTACGGGGCGCAGGAGATCACCGAGGCGGAGAACCCGGCCTTCTACGGCATGATCCGGAGGCTGGCCGTCCAGGGGGGACTCCCCATGCCCCGGGTCTACATCATCCCCTCGGAGAGCCCCAACGCCTTCGCCACCGGCAGGAACCCGGAACACGCCGCGGTGGCAGCGACCGAGGGGATACTGCGCATCCTGACTCCCGAAGAAATGGAGGGGGTGATGGCGCACGAGCTGAGCCATGTCGCCAACCGCGACATCCTCATTTCCAGCATCGCCGCCACCATCGCCGGCGCCATCTCCATGCTGGCCAACATGGTGCAGTGGGCGGCCATCTTCGGCGGGCGCAGGGACGACGAAGAAGGTGGGGGCTGGGGCGGCCTGGCGCTCGCCATCATCGCGCCCATCGCCGCCATGCTGATCCAGCTCGCCGTCTCCAGGAGCCGCGAGTACCTTGCCGACGAGAGCGGCGCGAGGCTGTGCGGCAAGCCACGCTCCCTGGCCAGCGCGCTCAGGAAGCTGGACCAGGCATCCCGGGCCCTGCCTATGTACGAGGCACGGCCGGCGACGGCGCACATGTTCATCGTCAACCCGTTGAGCGCTGGAATGCTGATGCAGCTTTTTTCCACGCACCCCCCGATGGAGGAGCGTATCGCCCGACTGGAGCAGATGGGGCATTAA
- a CDS encoding TerC family protein codes for MTNREMMWIAFAGIITVMFILDLFVFNRKSHEIGFREALTWTAVWVGLAMAFNVGVWYELGSAKALEFLTGYIIEESLSVDNLFVFIMIFSYFKVSRALQPKILKWGIIGALVMRGIFIVVGIELIERFHWMIYVFGAVLIYTGFKMAFGDDEEVHPEHNPLVRLVRRFVPITKRARGDRFFIRKRGIWAATPLFLTLVVVESSDVIFAVDSIPAVLAVTHDPFIVYSSNVFAIMGLRSLYYLLANVMEMFAHLKLGVSVILAFVGSKMLLSNLVEIPLQLSLGVILGALTISMLTSVVAARKHR; via the coding sequence TTGACCAACAGAGAGATGATGTGGATCGCCTTCGCGGGGATCATCACCGTGATGTTCATCCTGGACCTCTTCGTCTTCAACAGGAAGAGTCACGAGATAGGGTTTCGCGAGGCGCTGACCTGGACGGCAGTCTGGGTCGGTCTGGCCATGGCCTTCAACGTCGGCGTCTGGTACGAGCTGGGGTCGGCCAAAGCCTTGGAATTCCTCACCGGCTACATCATCGAGGAGTCCCTCTCCGTCGACAACCTCTTCGTGTTCATCATGATCTTCTCGTACTTTAAGGTGTCGAGGGCGCTCCAGCCCAAGATACTGAAATGGGGGATCATCGGTGCGCTGGTGATGCGAGGCATTTTCATCGTGGTGGGGATAGAACTCATCGAGCGTTTCCACTGGATGATCTACGTGTTCGGCGCGGTGCTGATCTACACCGGTTTCAAGATGGCGTTCGGGGACGACGAGGAAGTCCACCCGGAGCACAACCCGCTGGTACGTCTGGTGCGCCGCTTCGTCCCCATCACCAAGCGGGCGCGCGGGGACCGCTTCTTCATCAGGAAGCGCGGCATCTGGGCCGCCACCCCACTGTTTCTGACCTTGGTCGTGGTCGAATCTAGCGACGTGATCTTCGCCGTCGACTCCATCCCCGCGGTGCTCGCGGTCACCCACGATCCCTTCATCGTGTACAGCTCCAACGTCTTCGCCATCATGGGGCTGCGCTCGCTGTACTACCTGTTGGCCAACGTCATGGAGATGTTCGCCCACCTGAAGCTCGGCGTTTCCGTGATCCTCGCTTTCGTGGGGTCGAAGATGCTCCTGTCGAACCTGGTCGAGATCCCGCTGCAACTCTCCCTGGGCGTCATCCTCGGCGCCCTGACCATTTCCATGCTCACGTCCGTAGTGGCGGCCCGCAAACACAGGTAA
- a CDS encoding hemolysin family protein produces the protein MDTVFVELLVIAVLILLNGFFSCAEFAIISIRKSRVAQLVAMGDQRAALVESLQNDPHRLLAIVQIGVTVVGSTASAVGGVIAVDYIRPVLQVSPIAMVRNAAEPLAIGIVVSAISYLQLILGELVPKTAGLQYAEPVALRVVKTITSLARVAGVLVSFLSYSTKFTLALFGLKGEGKAFMTREEVQHIVAEGHESGIFSETEHTFIDNLFDFTHTAVREVMVPRTRVVAFDLNLSNEEILNGVLDNMYSRYPVYLGSIEETVGFIHGKDLLGRMVREPDFDIRSIVRPPVFVPEGKKVSELLKEMQKTRVHMAFVVDEYGSISGIVTTEDLLEELVGEIEDEHDVGEPSRVQVLADGSFLVDALISISDLEDLLEVDLGDDLPYDTLAGLILNRIGRFPEQGEKVELGEYLLTCEEVTRTGITQVRIVKREEERDKV, from the coding sequence TTGGATACCGTCTTCGTCGAACTGCTGGTCATCGCCGTCCTCATTCTGTTGAACGGATTTTTCTCCTGCGCTGAGTTCGCCATCATCTCCATTCGTAAAAGCAGGGTCGCGCAGTTGGTCGCCATGGGGGACCAGCGGGCCGCGCTGGTGGAGTCACTGCAAAACGACCCGCACCGCCTGCTCGCCATCGTGCAGATCGGCGTCACCGTAGTAGGTTCGACTGCCTCGGCGGTTGGCGGCGTCATCGCCGTAGACTACATTCGCCCCGTGCTGCAGGTCTCCCCCATCGCCATGGTTCGCAACGCCGCCGAACCGCTCGCCATCGGCATCGTGGTTAGCGCCATCTCCTACCTGCAACTGATCCTCGGGGAACTGGTCCCCAAGACTGCCGGGTTGCAGTACGCCGAGCCGGTCGCGCTGCGGGTGGTGAAGACCATCACCTCCCTGGCCCGGGTGGCGGGGGTGCTGGTGTCCTTTCTCAGCTACTCCACCAAGTTCACCTTGGCCCTGTTCGGATTGAAGGGTGAGGGGAAGGCCTTCATGACCCGCGAGGAGGTGCAGCACATCGTCGCCGAGGGGCATGAAAGCGGCATCTTTAGCGAGACCGAGCACACCTTCATCGACAACCTCTTCGACTTCACCCACACCGCCGTGCGCGAGGTGATGGTGCCGCGCACCCGCGTGGTCGCCTTCGACCTGAACCTCTCCAACGAGGAGATCCTGAACGGAGTGCTGGACAACATGTACTCCCGTTACCCGGTGTACCTCGGCAGCATCGAGGAGACGGTCGGCTTCATCCATGGCAAGGACCTATTGGGGCGCATGGTGCGCGAGCCCGACTTCGACATCCGTTCCATCGTGCGCCCGCCGGTGTTCGTCCCCGAGGGGAAGAAGGTGAGCGAGCTGCTGAAGGAGATGCAGAAAACGCGGGTACACATGGCGTTCGTGGTGGACGAGTACGGCAGCATCAGCGGTATCGTGACGACGGAGGATCTGCTCGAGGAGCTGGTGGGCGAGATCGAGGACGAGCATGACGTGGGGGAACCGAGCCGGGTGCAGGTGCTGGCGGACGGGAGCTTCCTGGTCGACGCCCTGATCTCCATCTCGGATCTCGAGGATCTTTTGGAGGTAGACCTCGGCGATGATCTTCCCTACGACACGCTGGCGGGGCTCATCCTGAACCGGATCGGGCGCTTCCCCGAGCAGGGGGAGAAGGTCGAGTTGGGCGAGTACCTGCTGACCTGTGAGGAAGTGACCCGCACCGGCATCACCCAAGTACGCATTGTGAAGAGAGAGGAAGAGCGCGACAAAGTTTAA
- a CDS encoding chemotaxis protein CheX: MGLDAAVLSEANTTEDEVRKTIANITKGVFSTMVMLEVADEPPLDEPVLTFHETVTSMVGLAGSHSGILAIHCPKKLALLVTSNMLGMDVTEVDEDVNDAMGEIANMVGGDVKHIFSPKGADINLSIPTVIYGNDYALESISSAESLVMPFTCGDERFLLSFKIGK, encoded by the coding sequence ATGGGGCTTGATGCAGCGGTGCTCAGCGAGGCCAACACCACCGAGGACGAAGTCAGGAAAACCATTGCGAACATCACCAAGGGGGTCTTCTCCACCATGGTGATGCTTGAAGTGGCCGATGAGCCTCCCTTGGATGAGCCGGTCTTGACCTTCCATGAAACGGTGACCAGCATGGTGGGCCTGGCCGGCAGTCACTCCGGCATCCTGGCCATCCACTGCCCGAAGAAGCTGGCACTGTTGGTGACCTCGAATATGCTGGGGATGGACGTGACCGAAGTGGACGAGGATGTCAACGATGCCATGGGCGAGATCGCCAACATGGTCGGGGGGGACGTGAAGCACATCTTCTCCCCCAAGGGTGCCGACATCAACCTCTCCATACCCACCGTGATCTACGGCAATGACTACGCCCTGGAGAGCATCTCCAGCGCCGAATCATTGGTGATGCCTTTTACCTGCGGGGATGAGCGTTTCTTGCTCTCGTTCAAGATCGGCAAGTAG
- a CDS encoding methionine adenosyltransferase — protein MLVVEQFHGTQVTQQRVEMVERKGTGHPDQICDCIMDSISVALSQAYLSEFGTILHHNIDKGLLAAGRVNLRFGGGEVIEPMELTIGDRATFSLAGKEIPVHDIAVGAAKGWISRNLRHVDPERHVSYRLKLAPGSQELTDIFARPGEVRGANDTSAAVGYYPLSSTERAVLTLERELNGARFKGLFPETGEDVKVMGLRNGDELDLTIAMPLLAEFIGSEREYFERKHAIETEMRDFLEQEHRGFERIRVHYNTLDQAGRGLAGVYLSLLGTSAEDADSGQVGRGNRVNGLIPIARAIGTEAAAGKNPMSHVGKIYNVLSHQMARDICTSVAGVEGAYVMLLSRIGDPVDRPQMATAQLVMEPRRSVADVEGKVREVMQRHLSGIMEFCHALARGDFPVC, from the coding sequence ATGTTGGTGGTGGAACAATTTCACGGCACGCAGGTGACGCAGCAGCGAGTCGAGATGGTGGAGCGCAAGGGGACCGGCCACCCCGACCAGATCTGCGATTGCATCATGGACTCCATCTCGGTCGCGCTGTCCCAGGCTTACCTCTCCGAGTTCGGTACGATCCTGCACCACAACATCGACAAGGGGCTGCTGGCCGCCGGCCGCGTCAACTTGCGCTTTGGCGGCGGTGAGGTCATCGAGCCGATGGAGTTGACTATCGGCGACCGCGCCACCTTCAGCCTGGCAGGGAAGGAGATCCCGGTGCACGATATCGCGGTCGGCGCGGCCAAAGGATGGATCTCGCGCAACCTGCGTCACGTGGACCCGGAGCGCCACGTCAGCTACCGCCTGAAGCTGGCACCGGGCTCGCAGGAGTTGACTGACATCTTCGCGCGCCCCGGCGAGGTGAGGGGGGCGAACGACACCTCGGCCGCCGTCGGCTACTACCCCCTGAGCTCGACCGAGCGAGCCGTGCTCACCCTGGAGCGAGAGTTGAACGGCGCGCGGTTCAAGGGGCTCTTCCCGGAGACCGGCGAAGACGTCAAGGTCATGGGGCTCAGAAACGGCGACGAACTCGATCTCACCATCGCCATGCCGCTTCTTGCCGAATTCATCGGGTCGGAACGGGAGTACTTCGAGAGAAAGCACGCCATCGAGACGGAAATGCGTGACTTTCTAGAGCAGGAGCACCGCGGCTTCGAGCGGATCCGGGTGCACTACAACACGCTGGACCAAGCAGGCCGCGGCCTTGCCGGCGTCTACCTCTCGCTCCTGGGCACCTCGGCCGAGGACGCCGATTCCGGGCAGGTCGGGCGGGGCAACCGCGTCAACGGCCTGATCCCCATCGCGCGCGCCATCGGCACCGAGGCCGCCGCGGGGAAAAACCCGATGAGCCACGTCGGCAAGATCTACAACGTGCTGTCACACCAAATGGCACGTGATATCTGCACGTCCGTGGCAGGCGTAGAGGGCGCTTACGTCATGCTCTTGAGCAGGATCGGCGACCCGGTGGACCGGCCGCAGATGGCCACCGCCCAACTGGTCATGGAACCCCGGCGTAGCGTGGCAGATGTGGAGGGTAAGGTACGGGAGGTCATGCAGCGCCACCTGTCGGGTATCATGGAGTTCTGCCATGCCTTGGCCCGGGGGGACTTCCCGGTCTGTTAA
- a CDS encoding FxsA family protein, whose product MFFRLFLILLIVPVIEIYLIIKVGQVIGGAATVAILLLMSLTGAWLIRHQGARVLTQIRDELSLGRLPAAQLLDGALIFVGGVLLTTPGFFTDFLGIFFLIPVTRRFIKLWIGLWLQNKISRGGFVVRRHF is encoded by the coding sequence ATGTTCTTTAGACTGTTCCTCATTCTCCTGATCGTGCCGGTCATCGAGATCTACCTGATTATCAAGGTCGGCCAGGTGATCGGCGGTGCGGCCACGGTCGCCATCCTGCTGCTCATGAGCCTCACGGGCGCCTGGCTGATCCGCCACCAGGGGGCCAGGGTGCTCACCCAGATCCGCGACGAGCTTTCCTTGGGACGGCTGCCTGCCGCGCAGCTGCTCGACGGCGCCCTCATCTTCGTCGGGGGCGTCCTCCTTACCACTCCCGGCTTCTTCACCGATTTCCTCGGCATCTTCTTCCTGATCCCGGTCACCAGGCGCTTCATCAAACTCTGGATCGGCCTGTGGCTGCAGAACAAGATCTCCCGCGGCGGCTTCGTGGTGCGCCGCCACTTCTGA